The following are from one region of the Biomphalaria glabrata chromosome 4, xgBioGlab47.1, whole genome shotgun sequence genome:
- the LOC106061582 gene encoding sortilin-related receptor-like: MKLFLFLLFVLAVSAGNRRPAKSRSQNLIKRLACTNKQFTCKNGQCVDIEWVCDTVHDCDDFSDEVNCPTDCSHPNQLKCANGQCTSRDFICDGSNDCGDLSDEKDCEHFPCPDGELKCSNFLCIESYWKCDGYNDCGNGWDEQGCTTTGK, translated from the exons ATGAAGCTATTTCTATTTCTCCTATTCGTTCTGGCTGTCTCTGCTGGAAACAGAAGACCGGCCAAGAGCAGAAGTCAAAACCTGATCAAAAGAT TGGCGTGTACCAATAAACAGTTCACCTGTAAGAACGGTCAGTGTGTGGACATCGAGTGGGTCTGTGACACGGTGCACGACTGTGATGATTTCTCAGATGAGGTCAACTGCC CCACTGATTGTTCCCATCCTAACCAGCTGAAGTGTGCCAATGGACAATGCACTTCCAGGGATTTCATCTGTGACGGGTCCAACGACTGTGGGGATCTCTCGGACGAGAAGGATTGTG AACACTTCCCCTGCCCTGACGGCGAGCTGAAATGTAGTAACTTTCTGTGCATTGAGTCCTACTGGAAGTGTGATGGCTACAACGACTGCGGCAATGGCTGGGACGAACAAGGCTGTACTACCACTGGAAAGTAG